AACCCGTGGCACTTTGTGGAATCGCCGCCGTTTCTCGCGTCGGGAGCGGGCTTTTTTGCAGTCCCTTGATGATGATCATTCATTCTGTTTCTTTTCTTTTAAAACATGATCAACACTCAGGTATCGGCCGCCCATGGGTATACTTTCCCCATGGGAAAATGGGATCTCGAGCTTGGAAGCGTTCGGCACGATGAGCCCAACCTGGCCCGGCTGAATCTGGTACTGGCACCCAACCGTACAGAGCTCTTCGAGTGGAGGCGGCAGCTGGCCATCGACGCCCTGGGCGGGATCAGCGTGGTCTGCACTGCACCCCGGAACAGCCTGGTGCCCCATGGAGTGGATAACGACATCCTTCTCGGCCTGGTCAATGCGGCGATCCTGCAGGGACTGCCCGAGGATGACACGGTTCGGCTGACCGGCCGCGAACTGCTCAAGCTCAGTGGGATCACGCCCAGCGCGCGGGCCTATGTCAACCTGCACGAATCCCTTCGGCGCCTGCAACACACGGCGTACGACGTGACTGACAGCTGGTTTGATGGCCTCAAGCAGCGCTGGCGCAGCATGTCGTTCAGCCTGATCGTCAAACACTGGGCAGAGGACAATTTCAAGGACGTGACGAATCTGGGCCAGTGGCGCGCCCAGACGGTGCTGGCCATCAAACTCGATGATGGCCTTGTCAAGAACATCCGCGCCGGCCATATCCTGCCGCTGGACTTTGAACTGCTGTCAAAACTCTCTCAACCCCTCACCCGAAATCTGTTCCGTACCCTGTCGTTTCAACGAGAAAGCGGGAGGGACGTACCCGTGCTCGCATACTCGGTGCCCCTGACAGTCTGGGCGGCGCATCTCGGTATGCACGGGCTGCGACTCGACACCGTCCTGCGGTCTCTCAAGCCCGCCCACGAGGAGCTGGTCGAAGTCGGCTTCCTGAAAGAGGTCACCTTCCAGGGACGTGGTCAGGCGCGCACGGTTCACTATGCGTTCGGTACACAGGGAGTGATGTCCGCCGATCCGGAGACGGCCGCCTTGCTGGCCCGATACGGTGTCAGCGGAGGCCGCTCCCTGATCCTGTCCCAGACCCATGGTCAGCAGGCGATTCAGCGGGCGGTGAGCGTCCTGGAGGCTCTGCTTCAGACCTCCTACCGCAGCAAGATTCGCAACCGCGCCGGCATCCTGATGGACATCATCGAATCCCCTGAGCGCTACGACTCCATCCTCACCCGCGAGGAATCGTCGCGTGCCGCCGCCGCGCGAGCCGTGCTCGCAACCAGCGAACCACAGACGCCGGAGCGGACTGCAGCCGCCGCGCGGGTCATCCTTGTGGGTCAGTTCGACGACACCCCCGTCCGAAGGGGCCTCCGAGACCGGGCCGTGAACCTCTATGTGTCGGGGCACATCAGGAGTCTCGACCTGATCGGCCTGCTGTCCGCGACCACCGATGAGGCTGCGGCCAACGTGGCGCAGTGGGAGAGGGCAGTTCTGCAGGTCTGAGCGGCCAGGTGAGGCGCAGCGCCGTGCTTGTCAGGCTCCATCTCCCTGGTGCGAGTGGATGACAGACTGGAGCCTGCCAGCCGATGGATGCGGCCAGACCGCGAGGATGGGGCGCCTGGAAGGCCATGATCTCGACAGCGTCTGGGGCACCACTGCAGACGCGGGGGCCATTCGCCCTCGGTTGGCTCTCCCGCATCCTGCGTCCACCTGTCCTGATGTCGATCTTTGGACTGAGAACAACTGTAAAGGAATGATGATCATCGTCGAGGCGGTGCACGCCCCCTCGACTGGCACGGGATTTTTCGCAAGGAACACCTGAGTAGTCCGTGGCCGGACTGCTGCAACCACCTGAGATGTCCGTGGTTTCGACAACGAACCACCTGAGATGTCCGTGCAGCATGCTTCAGACCATCAGAGATACCCGTGCCACCCGACGAAAAGCAGCTGATTTGTACGTGCCCTACAAGTGCGAACCGCTTGAGATGCCCGTGCTCAACCGGCTCAAAGCACCTGCTTTGTCCGTGGTCTCTCCGTCCCGACACGAGGCTCGTCGGCGACATCCCTTCCCTGAGGGCAAACTTCCTGGGCGGAAACTGCACGACCACCTGAGATGTCCGTGCCGCGCCATCTGCCAGGGTTCCCGCAGGAGATCCGGTGCAATGAAACGACCGGGCACGGAGGTCGCACCTGAAGCTCCTGAGAGCGCAATCCGACAAGACCTCTCCGAAGTTTTCAGCGGAGTTAACGCGGATTGAACAGGCTGCTTCCTCGACCGCTCTGCTGGAAGAGATTTCTCCCAACCCTCACACGCAAGTCGCACAGGGGCAGCTTTCTCTTCGAGACCTCACCACGAGACCACTTCGGTTCCCTTCCCTCTCCCGGTGCCTACCGGCCTTGACCCGGCGCCGTAGACACCGCCCATCGCCTCCTCGGCGCCCGCCCACCAGGGCAGAGCCACGTCCAGTTCCCCGAGGCCTCAGCGGTTGGCCGCCTGCCAGTCGTCCACGAGCCGCCCCAGCGAGGCGCGGGTGTCCCTCCACAGCTCGGCCGTCACCTCGGCGGCGGTCGGGCCGACCTGGCCGTACTCCACCGCCGACCAGCGGAGAGGGCCGCCCAGCCAGGAACTTCCCCCTGGCGCGCGGCCATCCTCCACGGACGCCGACACCTGCGTTTCCAGCGCGGCGCTCCCCTGGATGGGCCGCACCCGCACAGACAGGCTGAGCCCCGCGCTGGAGCGGCGGCACACCTGAGCCTCCTGATACGGCACCCCTCCGGCGCGCAGGAGTCGCCGGGCCTCAGCGTAGACCTGCGTGTCCAGCCCGGACAGCTTCAGACTGGCGCCGGATTCGACCGTGACGGACACGGACAGCAGGGGGCTGAGGCACAGCGTGGCGCCCTTCAGGTCGGGGGCCGGGGCGGCGCGGGCCCCGGACAGCGCGGCCACGAGGGTGGCCACCGCCAGCCCACCAAGCCGGCGCCCGGTGGCTCCCGCTGGCCTGCGCTCCAGCTCGCTTCTCATTTCCATGATGTTCCTCCTGATCGGGCGCGGCGGCGTTCCCGGAACCCCCGAGGATCCGTGGATCCCGATCCATGGCGCGAGCGTAGGGAAAGCCCCGTGATTCCCCGATGATCGGGCCGCCCCGCCCCGGAGGACTGGAGAACGAGTCCCGCCTGGCCGCACCCCGGGCGGGTCTGGCCAGAAAGCCGGGCGCGCACAGGGCGAATACGGCTCCCCCTCCGCGATCACCCCCCAATCAGCCCCGCTGGGTCACGGTGTCCTCGTTCCACCTCAAGGAGGCACCGACCCATGAAACGATCCCTGACCACCAGCGCCCTGTTCCTCACCGCCCTGCTGTCCGCCTGCACTTCGGGCGGCCCCGCCCCGGCGCCCGGCGTGGCGTCCATCGTTCTGACCCCCGCGTCGGCCTCGGTCGCCGTGGGCGCCACCACCACCCTGAACGCCACCGCCAAGGATGCCCAGGGAGCGGTCGTGCCCGGCGTCGCCTTCAGCTGGAAGACGTCCAGTGAGACCGTCGCCTCGGTGGCGGGCGGTGTGGTGACCGGCAAGAGTGCCGGGGCCGCGCAGGTCACGGCCTCGGCCAGCGGCGTCACCAGCAACGCGGCGAGCATCACCGTCACCGGAACGCAACCCCAGCCGCAGCCCGGCGGGGCCTTCGACCTGAGCGTCTCGGGCGACCGGCTGCCCGTGGTCACCGGCACTTCGGCCAGCCTGACCGTGACGGTCACGCGCAAGAACGGCTTCGCGGGCGCCGTGACCCTGAGCCTGGCCGGGCTGCCCACGGGCGCGAGCAGCGCCGCCGTGACCATCCCCGAGGGGCAGACGGCCGCCACGGTGACGGTCAGCGCGGGCGCCTCCGCGCCCCATTCCTTCCCCACCGCCGTGACGCTGACCGGCAAGGCTACGGGCGTCAGTGACGTGACCAAGACGATCACCGTGACCGTGCGCGGCCCGGCCGGCAGCCTGGACACCACCTTCGGCGCGGGCGGGGTCGCCGTGAACGCCATCGGTGCGGGTGAGGACTACGGCTACGCCATGGCGATCCAGAACGACGGCAAGGTGCTGCTGGCGGGCACGGCCTTCGGCACGTCCGAGGACTTCGCGGTCGCGCGGTACACCCGCGACGGCGGCCTGGACACCTCGTTCGGCAGTGGCGGCAAGGTCATGATCGACTTCGCCGGCAAGGCCGACATCGCCCGCTCGGTCGCCGTGCAGAGTGATGGCAAGATCGTGGTGGCGGGCGGCGCGACGAACAGCGCGAACGAGGAGCGCTTCGGCGTGGCCCGCCTGAACGCGAACGGA
The sequence above is drawn from the Deinococcus koreensis genome and encodes:
- a CDS encoding replication initiator protein A, encoding MGKWDLELGSVRHDEPNLARLNLVLAPNRTELFEWRRQLAIDALGGISVVCTAPRNSLVPHGVDNDILLGLVNAAILQGLPEDDTVRLTGRELLKLSGITPSARAYVNLHESLRRLQHTAYDVTDSWFDGLKQRWRSMSFSLIVKHWAEDNFKDVTNLGQWRAQTVLAIKLDDGLVKNIRAGHILPLDFELLSKLSQPLTRNLFRTLSFQRESGRDVPVLAYSVPLTVWAAHLGMHGLRLDTVLRSLKPAHEELVEVGFLKEVTFQGRGQARTVHYAFGTQGVMSADPETAALLARYGVSGGRSLILSQTHGQQAIQRAVSVLEALLQTSYRSKIRNRAGILMDIIESPERYDSILTREESSRAAAARAVLATSEPQTPERTAAAARVILVGQFDDTPVRRGLRDRAVNLYVSGHIRSLDLIGLLSATTDEAAANVAQWERAVLQV